Genomic segment of Umezawaea sp. Da 62-37:
GGTCTGGGGAGGCACCGTGGACCTGGCCCCCGAACTGCTGCACGGCAAGACCAGCGTGGTCCACCACACCGGGAAAGGCGTGCTCAAGGGCGTGTCGAACCCGTTCATCGCCACCCGCTACCACTCGCTGACGATCCTCCCGGAGACGATCCCCGCCGAGTTCGAGGTGACGGCCACGACCGACACCGGGGTCGTCATGGGCATCCGCCACCGCGAGCTCCCGGTCGAGGGCGTCCAGTTCCACCCGGAGTCCGTGCTCACCGAGTGCGGCCACCGGATGCTGGCCAACTGGCTCGCCGTGTGCGGCCACGAGGTGCCCGAGTCCACGATCGCCTCCCTGGAGAACGGGATGCGCACGCTGGCCGCGGCCGCCAACAACGCCTGACCCGACTGACGGACGAGGCCCTCACCGCGGACGCGGTGGGGGCCTCCTCATGCGGTTGTCCGAACCCGGATCAGGACCCGTCCGGCCCGCCCCGGATGTGCGAAAGGGCCCCCGCGGCTTCCTGCGAGGGCCCTGCCGTGCGGTTGTCCGAAGCCAGTGCGGTGACGACGATCCGCACCGGGTCGGTGGTCATCCCGCTAGTTGGAGGACGGTGCACCCGAACTGCCGATCTTGAACTCGCCGACGGTCACGTTCACCCGCTGGTTCTTCGTGATCAACGCGTTCAGCTTGGGGTCCTGGGTCTGCACCTTGTTGTTCTTGCCGATGTCCGACACGGGGGTCTTCTCCGTGACGGTCAGCTCGCCGTTCCAGCCGAGGCCGTTCAGCTTGGAGCGCGCCTGGCTCTCGGTCATGCCGGTGATGTCGGGCATCGTGATCTGGTTGCCCTTGGACACCGTGAGCGTGATCGTCGACCCCTTCGCGACGCGGCCCGCGCCGGGGGTCTGCCCGATGACCTGGCCCTGGTCCTCGTTGCTGTCGGCTTCCTTGGTCGTGACCCTGAACCCGGCGCCCTCCAGGCTCGAGGTCGCGTCCCCGATCGTCTGGCCGGTCACGTCGGCCAGCTGCACGGTGTCCGGGCCCTTGCCCAGCTTCACCGTCACCACCGCGCCCTTGGCCTGCTTCACGCCCGCCTGCGGGTTCTGCTCGGCGACCTTGCCGATCTTCGCGTCGTCCTCGACCTCGACGGTGTCCGGGCTCTGCGCGAAGCCCCAGCCGTCGGCGCTCAGCTTCGCCTGCGCGTCCTGCACCGACAGGCCGCTCACGTCCGGGACGGCGACCTGCTCCGGGTTGGTGCCGTAGGTCAGCGTGATCTCGGTGAACTTCGGCACGGACGTCCCCGCGCTCGGCGCGATCGCGAACACCTTGTCGATGTCGTCGGCCGAGCAGCGCGCGGTCGCGCCGTTCTCACCCGGCTGGCACGGCACCGGCTCCAACGCGTACTTCAGGCCGACCTCTTCGAGGCTCGCCTTCGCGGCCGTGATGGTCTTCCCGGTCACGGCGGGGACGGCGACCCGGTCGGCGCTCGCGTTGTCGCCGCCGCCGATCAGGCTGGTGGTTATCCACGCCGCGAGCGCGATCACCGCGATGCACAGCAGGACGACCAGGACGATCATGGTCGTCTTCTTCCGCCTGACCCGGCGCTCGGCGTCCTCCTCGGCCAGCGGGTCGTACTCGTTCTGCTCGTCGCGCAGCGCCGACGGGCGATGCCTGCCGGACGACGACACGACCTCGGTGCGCGGCGTCTGGTTGAGCACCGCGGTGCGGTCCTCGGGCGTCATCACG
This window contains:
- a CDS encoding aminodeoxychorismate/anthranilate synthase component II gives rise to the protein MRVLVVDNYDSFVYNLVQYLAQLDVECVVRRNDEVDFDEIATVGGVLVSPGPSTPDRAGSSMDVIRHCAANGVPVLGVCLGHQAIGAVWGGTVDLAPELLHGKTSVVHHTGKGVLKGVSNPFIATRYHSLTILPETIPAEFEVTATTDTGVVMGIRHRELPVEGVQFHPESVLTECGHRMLANWLAVCGHEVPESTIASLENGMRTLAAAANNA
- the pknB gene encoding Stk1 family PASTA domain-containing Ser/Thr kinase, coding for MSTPRLLSNRYELGETLGYGGMSEVHKGRDVRLGRDVAIKVLRADLARDKTFQERFRREAQNSAALNHPAIVAVYDTGETQTEYGPLPYIVMEYVDGRTLRDMVKTQGPLSGKRAMEVMADVSAALDFSHRHGIVHRDVKPANVMITRSGAVKVMDFGIARAVHDGQAAVTQTAAVIGTAQYLSPEQARGEAVDGRSDVYASGCVLFELLTGEPPFTGDSPVAVAYQHVREDPKSPSSLNPKVTPALDAIVLKAMAKGPANRYQSAAEMRADLVRVLSGQRPSAPAVMTPEDRTAVLNQTPRTEVVSSSGRHRPSALRDEQNEYDPLAEEDAERRVRRKKTTMIVLVVLLCIAVIALAAWITTSLIGGGDNASADRVAVPAVTGKTITAAKASLEEVGLKYALEPVPCQPGENGATARCSADDIDKVFAIAPSAGTSVPKFTEITLTYGTNPEQVAVPDVSGLSVQDAQAKLSADGWGFAQSPDTVEVEDDAKIGKVAEQNPQAGVKQAKGAVVTVKLGKGPDTVQLADVTGQTIGDATSSLEGAGFRVTTKEADSNEDQGQVIGQTPGAGRVAKGSTITLTVSKGNQITMPDITGMTESQARSKLNGLGWNGELTVTEKTPVSDIGKNNKVQTQDPKLNALITKNQRVNVTVGEFKIGSSGAPSSN